The sequence GTCACCGTTGCAAAAGCTTGCAGCGCTCAGGCAGAAATCATCTCGCTTCTTCCAGCTCTCAAAGCCTTTGCGAGGCGATTCGAGCGTGTTGAAAGCGACGCCGACGATCTCGTTCAAGAAACGGTCTCCAAGGCACTTTGTCACATCGAGCAGTTCCAGGACGGCACGAGCCTCAAATCCTGGCTCTTTACGATCATGCGCAATACCTATTGCAGCAGCTACAAACGCCGCAAGCGCGAGCCGGTGGGCTGCGTCGGCGACCTGACTGACTGTCAGATGCCGGTCAAATCGACGCAGGAATGGTCGGTAAGAGCCCTTGACGTGCAGGCGGCGATCGACAAGCTCGGAGCCTCGCACCGCCATGCCCTGATGCTCGTCGTGAACGGGACAAGCTACGAAGAAGCAGCTGCAATCTGTGACTGCCAGGTGGGCACCATCAAAAGCCGGGTGAGCCGCGCGCGCAACCATCTTCTGGAAATGCTCGGCGAGACGCAGTCTTCCGAAGCAGCCTCGTTACACTAGGAAGGGACGCGGAGCGATGAGCCGCCACGACAGAAACGAATGGATCGCCAAGAGGGCCTATGCACTTTGGGAAGCGTGCGGTCGTCAAGATGGGCGCGA is a genomic window of Rhizobium etli 8C-3 containing:
- a CDS encoding sigma-70 family RNA polymerase sigma factor, which gives rise to MPTVTVAKACSAQAEIISLLPALKAFARRFERVESDADDLVQETVSKALCHIEQFQDGTSLKSWLFTIMRNTYCSSYKRRKREPVGCVGDLTDCQMPVKSTQEWSVRALDVQAAIDKLGASHRHALMLVVNGTSYEEAAAICDCQVGTIKSRVSRARNHLLEMLGETQSSEAASLH